In bacterium, the genomic stretch TTTGACCATGAGCAACCGCGACTAGCCTGCGTCATCAAAGTTCCGGCCCCGGCCTCAAGAAGCTCCGGCACGGTATCCGTTGAAGGCGGGTAGATTAGCCCTGAACAAACTGGTTGCTCGGAGCGAGTTCGAACTAGTTGTCCGGAATCGCCCGCAAAGGCGAGGTTAGGTATGTCACACAACAATTCAGGAGACGAGTCGAAGAATCGCTGCGTGAGGCGACGCAAAGGAAGTTCACCTTCCCCACGGACTACAATTGCCGAAGGATATCTTGTCACGAACGACTCCGACAAATACGTCGGAATCTTGCCACCAAAATAGAGCTTGGGTGGCTCCACAGCGCAACCCTCACCCCACACGTTACCCATCAGTTCATCCACCAAACTGAGCGCCAAATCCAAACCGCCACATTCAACTGAAACCCCCAAAACATCTGGCGACATTTTCCTGAGTGATAAAACTGTTGAGCGACGTTCGCTCTCACTCCGGATTCTGAATATGCGAACCTGAACCTTCTCTCCGTAGTAGCCACGAAGATCACCCGCCAGCGATTCCGCAGCCAAAGCGTTCCACAACGTGTAATGTTGGGGGGAGCTGACAGCCGTAATGGCGACGACCAGCGGGCGACCGACAATCACACCTGTCCGGCCAGCCATAGCCCGTTCTTTCTCAAGAACTCTAATTGCGTTTCGGCGCATGCTCAACCTCTGATGGGAGGTGCTCTTATTTTCGCTACGATAATCGGCTTTTGAACTGTTTTCAGGTCATTCGTTTTGTCGGCAACGTCCTGCCGATTTCTCGCCACGAGTTCACCACCTTCGCAACCAACGTCGCGAGGATACGCCGTTGCTATGGTTCGTCAACGCAAGAATCCTCACCGCTCGATTCCGGAGTTCACCTCTAACACCGTTTCCTGCAGGCCAGGAGCTTCTTCTCCAACGCTCGCAGTTTTTGACGTTGGCTCGGACTTGTTTTCAGTTTCAGCCCTCTAAAGAACGCCCCGGGATTAACGTTCAGGGCTTCAGCCAAGGCGATCAATTCTGTGTCCGTTATGCATCTCAACTGGGATTCGATCTTGGAAAGCGTCACCCGGCTCAGTTCCAGGCCAAGCTTGCTGCACCGTGCCGCAAATTGTTCCTGGGTCATTCCTCGCTTGCGGCGTAGCTCTGCAACTTGAGGTCCCGTGATGTTTTGTTTGGCCGCCATACGTCTTTGAAGTCGTGTTCGTGTCAGATCAACGGCTCGGAACTGCTCCGGTAACAGAACACCGTTAGATCGTTCAGGCAGCAATATAATGCTCGATTTGAATCAAGTCGAGCGGCTTTCCCCCAAATCTCTCCCCCAACCAGGGTGGCTTATCGCTTCCCTGGGTACAATTCCTTCAATTCCACCTTCAACGCCTTCGCCAGCGTCCACAACTCTGAATCAGACACGCACCTCAACTGGGTTTCAATCTTGGCCAGCGTTACCCGGGTCAATTCCAGCCCCATCACGGTGCATTTCGCCGCGAACATCTCCTGCGTCAACCCCTGCTTGTCGCGGAGCTTCCTGATCTGCGGGCCAACGACGTTTTGCTTGTGAGAGGCCATGTTTCCGAGTTCGGAACTTGACGGTATCGAAAAGCAGGTGTAAAAAGGTTCCGATATTGGAACAACATGAACAGCGTTCCCCCAAATGCGCGCCGGTTCAGTGAGCATCGTTGAAGGAGAGGCATGAACATCAAAACCAGCATCGGGATTATCGTCGTTGGCGTTGTGATCATGGCCGGCGGATTCTGGACGTGGGGGCACTACCACGAACCTCTTTACGTCTTTGAAATGCAACTCCAGAAGACCCTCAATGCCCAGTTTGCCGATACCAATGGCGATTTCGCCCATCACATCAAGAGCATGCACTGGTCAACCATCAACTATCGCGGCGGCCATGTGCTAAGCCTGATTACCCATACGCGAGACGGCAACAGCCATGCGGGCAACGGAGGGGACAATGTGAAGAGCGTTGAAGTGGTTGCACAGTTTGATTGGGACAACATGGTGACGAAGACTGGATTCACGAAAGTCAGTTTCGTGTTTGATCCGATGACCCAGAAGGTCACCGAGGCGAAGTGCATCGAGTCGAGCAGTTGGCTGCTTAACTCCATCGGAGCAGTGAGCAGTGTTGATTGGAAGACAGTGATGCAGTGGAGTGGCCCAGTCATTCTCAAGCTGATCACGACGCACTTGCCTCACGCCCTCGGCGCGGCTCTGGGTGCCGGCTCGTAAGCGGCGGCCCACAAATACATGACTGACAAATGTCAACGCTCAATCCCATGAAAAGCCCCCTTGTTTCACTAATAGTCTTTTGCCTGGTCCAGCCCGTGGTCTTCGGTGGAGGACTCACCAAAGACGAGCTTCGGCTGTCAGCATGTACGGTCAATGGCTCATGGACTTCATATCACGTTCTTCTGCCAAACGAGGTGGAAAAGTGGAGCGGCAGCGCGGGGGCGCTGAAGGTTTATAAAACAAAACAATATCCGCAGGGTCTTCTTTTTCTGATCACCAATTCACACGTAATCCATCTGGCAAAACTGGCTGGTTCTGCACTCGATGATGCTCCTGTGGTGCTGGAGTATGGGATGTCAGTGGTCCTGCCCTCAAGCAAACAGAAACCGGTTCTTGGTTTCATGGAGGAAAAGACAGGCAAGGACTTGGCAATATTGGTCGTGGATGCGGCTGGACTTGTTGAAAGGGAAGATTATGTGGTTCTACCAGATGGCAGCGGGGAACAACTCAGCGAAGGCAAGGACGTGGTGGCTGTTGGCAGTCCCTTGGGGCTTCCCGGAACGCAGACATTCGGCAAGATCAGCGCGTTGCGGCCCTTGTCAGATGGACTCTGGATACAAACCGATACAGCCATCAACTCCGGGAATAGCGGTGGCCCTCTTTTTCTGAAAGCACGGACACTGCGGCACCCGATTGACGGGGAGTTTCTGTGGGTGGGGGTGAATACACTGGGGTGCAAGAAAGACAAGGCCGAAGGGTTGAATTTTGCCATCTCCGCCAAGGATGCGCTCTTTTCGGAATACAGCGATTTCTATCCTGCAACCAAAGAAGGGGCCGCGAAGAATATTCGAGAGCTTCGGCGTGTCAACGCAAGCAGTCGTTAATCCAGCACGGATGCGCCCATGATTGCCACCATCTTCAATGGGTGCGTTGACATCCTCAACCGTCTGGCTGCCAGAACTGAAATGACCCATGACGCGTTGAGTGGTTGGGTCCTCTGTGTGATCTGGCCGCTGTTCACAGCCGGCCAGATTGCTGTTGTGGTCGTCCAGCGGGTGCAGTTGCGAGCACGAAGCTGGCAAGTTCCACAAGAACATTTATCATGGATAAACTCTACATTCTTACCGGACCTCTCCAAGGTGCGATTGTTGAACTGATCGGGGAAGAAATCACCGTTGGTCGATCCCCTGACAACGCCATCTGTCTTGACGACGAATCGGTGTCGACGCACCACGCCACATTGATTCGGCACGGACGGGACTGGGTGGTGCGAGATGTGGGATCTGCCGCAGGAACATTTGTCGCCAATGAAAAGATCGTGACGGCAACGCTTGAGGATGGGAACAAGATCGCTTTTGGTTCTGTGAAACTGCTGTTCGAGACATCCGAGAAGAAGCTGCGCCTGCCCAGTTCTGCGCGAATCTCATCGCAAGAGGCCTCTCCTGAAACCATGTGGCCGTTTCCAAACATTTCCAGAGCGAGGCGAACAACACTCACGTCTGGAATGTCGACCCTGATACAGGTTTGTGGACTGCTGCTTGTGATGGCTGGAAGCTATTGGGCGTATACGAAATTAAGCAGTGTGAAGCCGCAGACTGAATCCTCTGCGCAGTCTTCAAAGCAATCTTCGATCAAACAACAAGCTCCAAGTCCTGGCTCCGCTCCATTGTTGCCGGCTCCGGTCGCAGGTGTTTCCATCCCCCAGCAGGTGCAGGTTGTTCAACCGAACCGCAGTAATGCGACAAGCGGTGTGACTGCATCAGCGACGAATCTGGTTCACGCAAGTAACAGCAGGCCGGCATACACGAGGCAGGTTGCTCCAATCAGGATTTCTACCATCCCCGCTGGCGTCGAAGTTCTAGTGGATGGCGTATCACACGGCACCACTCAGGCTCCAGAGGGTCAAGCGTATTCCGATTATCTTACAGTGTCCTACGTGCCTGTTGGATTCCGAACGGTGGAGTTCAAGAAATCGGGTTATTCTCCTCTCAAGAGGGCCATTGTTGTTCAGGAAGGAAACGATCCCGCTGTTTTCATTGTCGAACTGATGCCGCTCATGCTTCCGCCCATC encodes the following:
- a CDS encoding helix-turn-helix transcriptional regulator — translated: MAAKQNITGPQVAELRRKRGMTQEQFAARCSKLGLELSRVTLSKIESQLRCITDTELIALAEALNVNPGAFFRGLKLKTSPSQRQKLRALEKKLLACRKRC
- a CDS encoding helix-turn-helix transcriptional regulator encodes the protein MLTEPARIWGNAVHVVPISEPFYTCFSIPSSSELGNMASHKQNVVGPQIRKLRDKQGLTQEMFAAKCTVMGLELTRVTLAKIETQLRCVSDSELWTLAKALKVELKELYPGKR
- a CDS encoding S1C family serine protease, translating into MSTLNPMKSPLVSLIVFCLVQPVVFGGGLTKDELRLSACTVNGSWTSYHVLLPNEVEKWSGSAGALKVYKTKQYPQGLLFLITNSHVIHLAKLAGSALDDAPVVLEYGMSVVLPSSKQKPVLGFMEEKTGKDLAILVVDAAGLVEREDYVVLPDGSGEQLSEGKDVVAVGSPLGLPGTQTFGKISALRPLSDGLWIQTDTAINSGNSGGPLFLKARTLRHPIDGEFLWVGVNTLGCKKDKAEGLNFAISAKDALFSEYSDFYPATKEGAAKNIRELRRVNASSR